A region of Pseudarthrobacter sp. NIBRBAC000502770 DNA encodes the following proteins:
- a CDS encoding type I restriction endonuclease translates to MEFAEKLSALATKVRQQRGVIQTEEATKNAFVMPFISTILGYDVFNPLEVVPEFIADVGLKKGEKIDYAIVKDGEVQILIECKKSTEPVKIEHASQLFRYFAVTNARIAILTNGEVYQFFTDLDAPNRMDAKPFLVLDLNDIDQMLIPELQKLSKDVFDLDSIISAAGELKYIGELKRTLAAQFREPEDEWVKFLTARVYSGPYTQKVRDQFTTLVGKATKQFLNDQVNERLKKALGNPGFPQSEDTTVPTAVTSAPIAEADLAEADGLETTLEEIEGYQIVRAIVCSEVKPIRVAQRDAKSYFAVLLDDNNRKPIARLHFNRTQKYIGIFNDSKEETRVAINSLEEIYEHTEALRATVKSYL, encoded by the coding sequence ATGGAATTTGCGGAGAAACTTTCAGCGCTGGCAACGAAAGTGCGGCAGCAGAGGGGTGTAATTCAGACCGAGGAGGCAACGAAGAACGCGTTCGTCATGCCGTTCATTTCGACGATTCTTGGCTACGACGTCTTCAATCCTTTGGAGGTGGTCCCGGAGTTCATCGCGGATGTAGGGCTCAAAAAGGGCGAGAAGATCGACTACGCGATCGTCAAGGACGGTGAGGTCCAGATTCTGATCGAGTGCAAGAAGTCGACAGAGCCTGTGAAAATCGAGCACGCCTCTCAGCTCTTCCGCTACTTTGCCGTCACAAACGCTCGTATAGCGATCCTGACCAACGGTGAGGTCTACCAGTTCTTCACAGACCTGGATGCACCGAATCGCATGGATGCCAAGCCGTTCCTCGTGCTCGACCTGAACGACATTGACCAGATGCTGATCCCCGAGTTACAGAAGTTGTCCAAGGATGTCTTTGACTTGGATTCAATCATCAGCGCGGCCGGCGAATTGAAGTACATCGGCGAGTTGAAGAGAACACTGGCTGCACAGTTCAGGGAGCCTGAAGACGAATGGGTCAAGTTCCTGACAGCCAGGGTTTACTCCGGGCCGTATACACAGAAGGTACGGGATCAATTCACCACGCTGGTTGGGAAGGCCACAAAACAATTCCTCAATGACCAGGTCAACGAACGGCTGAAGAAAGCTCTGGGGAACCCTGGATTCCCGCAATCGGAGGACACGACGGTACCCACCGCTGTCACCAGTGCGCCCATCGCGGAAGCAGACCTCGCCGAAGCTGACGGCCTGGAGACGACGCTTGAAGAAATCGAGGGCTACCAGATTGTGCGTGCAATCGTCTGCAGCGAGGTCAAGCCGATTCGCGTCGCCCAACGCGATGCAAAGTCCTACTTTGCCGTACTGCTTGATGACAACAACCGCAAGCCTATTGCTCGGCTGCACTTCAACCGAACCCAGAAGTACATCGGCATTTTCAACGACAGCAAAGAAGAAACGCGCGTGGCCATCAACTCGCTTGAGGAGATTTACGAACACACCGAGGCCCTCCGGGCGACCGTCAAGAGCTACCTGTGA